The proteins below are encoded in one region of Helianthus annuus cultivar XRQ/B chromosome 2, HanXRQr2.0-SUNRISE, whole genome shotgun sequence:
- the LOC110935481 gene encoding serine/threonine-protein kinase D6PK: MLIPSPSLHPTSSTMEPPWLDDLSDDLQSLSFNSSSTTTTTTTTTDINRSTSSSSETNWTTTTTTKPQLSFSDLRFLHRLGSGDIGSVYLATLKSSAATTTTTAGAALFAAKIMDKKEIASRNKEGRAKAEKKILETLDHPFLPTLYASLESTNWSCLLTEFCPGGDLHILRQRQPCKRFTESAVRFYASEVVVALEYLHMLGIVYRDLKPENVLVRSDGHIMLTDFDLSLKCDLSTCTPAQVFPNRDDQNPTLSTDHRPVDPPKFASSSCILPHCIVPSVSCFHLKRKRKKKPANHGGPEFVAEPVDVRSMSFVGTHEYLAPEIVSGEGHGSAVDWWTLGIFMFELFYGVTPFKGIDNELTLANIVARALEFPKEPAVPVAARDLISQLLVKDPDGRMGSTMGASAIKHHLFFHGVNWALLRCEKPPFVPPPYRHREVAEDDGCPGTPVEYY; this comes from the exons ATGCTCATTCCATCTCCTTCACTACATCCAACGTCCTCCACCATGGAACCACCATGGCTAGACGATCTCTCCGACGACCTTCAAAGCCTCAGCTTCAactcctcctccaccaccaccacaaccaccaccaccaccgacaTCAACCGCAGCACCAGCTCCTCATCCGAAACCAActggaccaccaccaccaccaccaaacccCAACTCTCCTTCTCCGACCTCCGTTTCCTCCACCGCCTTGGCTCCGGCGACATTGGCTCCGTCTACCTCGCCACACTCAAATCCTCCGCtgccactaccaccaccaccgccggtGCAGCCTTATTTGCCGCCAAAATTATGGATAAGAAAGAAATTGCTAGCCGGAACAAAGAAGGAAGAGCAAAGGCAGAAAAGAAGATTTTAGAAACATTGGATCATCCGTTTTTACCGACGCTTTATGCGTCGTTGGAGTCGACGAACTGGTCGTGTTTGTTGACGGAGTTTTGCCCCGGTGGGGATCTTCACATTCTCCGGCAACGTCAGCCGTGTAAACGCTTCACGGAATCTGCCGTAAG GTTCTATGCATCCGAGGTGGTTGTAGCTCTGGAGTATCTCCATATGTTGGGAATCGTGTACCGAGATCTCAAGCCCGAAAACGTTTtggtccgatcggatggtcacaTTATGTTAACCGACTTCGATCTTTCGTTGAAATGCGACCTCTCTACGTGTACTCCGGCTCAAGTTTTCCCTAATCGCGACGACCAAAACCCGACACTATCAACCGATCATCGACCCGTTGACCCACCCAAATTCGCCTCGTCTTCATGCATTCTTCCCCATTGCATTGTCCCGTCTGTCTCGTGCTTCCACCTTAAGCGGAAGCGGAAGAAGAAGCCCGCGAACCATGGTGGGCCCGAGTTCGTGGCGGAGCCGGTGGACGTCCGATCAATGTCGTTTGTTGGGACCCACGAGTATTTAGCACCCGAAATTGTATCGGGTGAGGGACATGGTAGCGCGGTTGATTGGTGGACACTAGGAATATTTATGTTTGAACTATTTTATGGTGTGACACCTTTTAAGGGGATAGATAATGAGCTAACACTAGCTAATATTGTGGCTCGGGCTCTCGAGTTCCCTAAAGAGCCCGCGGTTCCAGTTGCGGCTCGAGACCTAATATCTCAATTGTTGGTTAAGGACCCGGATGGGCGAATGGGGTCTACAATGGGTGCATCGGCGATCAAGCACCACCTGTTTTTCCATGGGGTCAATTGGGCGCTCTTGAGATGTGAAAAGCCGCCGTTTGTACCGCCACCGTATCGCCACCGCGAAGTGGCGGAGGACGATGGTTGTCCCGGTACTCCGGTGGAATACTATTAG